In Euphorbia lathyris chromosome 9, ddEupLath1.1, whole genome shotgun sequence, the following are encoded in one genomic region:
- the LOC136206574 gene encoding chromo domain-containing protein LHP1 isoform X1, with protein MKGKWKAAATPTMALSDDGDDGKKMVEVPVLGGNIDEGNQTHGFDYSGENPDEREEGEEDEEGNEEEADDEGKGDDEGEEEFEGEGLGEEERPKLDEGFYEIEAIRRKRVRKGQLQYLIKWRGWPETSNTWEPLENLESCSDVIEAFEESLRCKSSRKRKRKHGGPHILSKKKQQLSSTGYNITGVEISVDKTFSTPVSNSSLDVDGGHADSGHEGENNGNVSITKTAKQTDENGHNNGSKQNFDKQVHTNGSKENFDKEEDNEYDPKLSELKGTLPTNDVNADKLAVNFGEGNSSGGDGLMNGVPKLDYVDPIQNKACTGAKRRKSGSVKRFKKELATYEPACVQSSPIFSQPSPLNVTADLGGETAPLGIEHGTLSGANSSYKPVGENSLVITKIIKPIGFSASLLDNTQEALVSFVALRSDGEQVEVDNKYLRSHNPNLLIDFYEQHLKYSTL; from the exons ATGAAAGGGAAGTGGAAGGCAGCCGCAACTCCTACAATGGCTTTGTCTGATGACGGCGATGACGGTAAGAAGATGGTAGAGGTTCCTGTTCTAGGTGGGAATATTGATGAGGGGAATCAAACTCATGGGTTTGATTACAGTGGGGAGAATCCAGACGAAAGGGAAGAAGGGGAGGAAGACGAGGAGGGCAATGAAGAGGAAGCGGATGACGAAGGGAAAGGAGACGATGAAGGGGAGGAGGAGTTCGAAGGCGAAGGCTTAGGAGAAGAAGAAAGGCCTAAACTCGACGAGGGTTTCTACGAAATCGAGGCTATTCGCCGGAAACGCGTCCGGAAG GGCCAGCTCCAGTATCTCATAAAATG GCGAGGCTGGCCGGAAACATCCAACACTTGGGAGCCCCTGGAGAATTTGGAATCTTGTTCTGATGTCATTGAGGCATTTGAGGAGAG TTTGCGCTGTAAATCTTCTCGTAAGAGGAAACGTAAGCATGGGGGTCCTCATATTCTGTCCAAGAAAAAGCAGCAACTCTCCTCTACTGGTTATAACATAACAGGTGTTGAAATTAGTGTTGATAAAACTTTTTCTACTCCTGTGAGTAACTCAAGCCTTGACGTTGATGGTGGACATGCGGATTCAGGTCATGAAGGGGAGAATAATGGAAATGTTAGTATTACCAAAACTGCCAAGCAGACTGACGAGAATGGGCACAATAATGGGTCAAAACAAAACTTTGATAAGCAAGTGCACACAAATGGTTCAAAAGAGAACTTTGATAAGGAAGAGGATAATGAATATGATCCAAAGCTTAGTGAGCTGAAAGGAACACTGCCTACCAATGATGTGAATGCAGATAAGCTAGCTGTGAATTTCGGAGAAGGTAATTCTTCAGGCGGTGATGGGCTTATGAATGGGGTTCCCAAGCTTGATTATGTGGATCCTATTCAGAATAAAGCCTGCACAGGCGCTAAAAGAAGGAAATCCGGTTCTGTAAAGAGGTTCAAGAAAGAGTTGGCTACATATGAACCTGCTTGTGTACAAAGCTCACCAATTTTCTCTCAACCTTCACCGTTGAATGTCACTGCCGACCTTGGTGGGGAAACTGCACCACTAGGGATTGAACATGGGACTCTATCTGGAGCTAATTCAAGTTACAAGCCTGTAGGTGAGAATTCTTTAGTTATCACCAAGATTATCAAGCCAATAGGATTTTCAGCCTCTCTGCTGGATAATACTCAAGAAGCTCTGGTGTCCTTTGTGGCATTGAG GTCTGATGGGGAACAGGTTGAAGTGGACAATAAGTATCTGAGATCACATAATCCAAATCTG TTGATCGACTTTTATGAGCAACATCTCAAGTACAGTACATTATAA
- the LOC136206574 gene encoding chromo domain-containing protein LHP1 isoform X2 has protein sequence MKGKWKAAATPTMALSDDGDDGKKMVEVPVLGGNIDEGNQTHGFDYSGENPDEREEGEEDEEGNEEEADDEGKGDDEGEEEFEGEGLGEEERPKLDEGFYEIEAIRRKRVRKGQLQYLIKWRGWPETSNTWEPLENLESCSDVIEAFEESLRCKSSRKRKRKHGGPHILSKKKQQLSSTGYNITGHEGENNGNVSITKTAKQTDENGHNNGSKQNFDKQVHTNGSKENFDKEEDNEYDPKLSELKGTLPTNDVNADKLAVNFGEGNSSGGDGLMNGVPKLDYVDPIQNKACTGAKRRKSGSVKRFKKELATYEPACVQSSPIFSQPSPLNVTADLGGETAPLGIEHGTLSGANSSYKPVGENSLVITKIIKPIGFSASLLDNTQEALVSFVALRSDGEQVEVDNKYLRSHNPNLLIDFYEQHLKYSTL, from the exons ATGAAAGGGAAGTGGAAGGCAGCCGCAACTCCTACAATGGCTTTGTCTGATGACGGCGATGACGGTAAGAAGATGGTAGAGGTTCCTGTTCTAGGTGGGAATATTGATGAGGGGAATCAAACTCATGGGTTTGATTACAGTGGGGAGAATCCAGACGAAAGGGAAGAAGGGGAGGAAGACGAGGAGGGCAATGAAGAGGAAGCGGATGACGAAGGGAAAGGAGACGATGAAGGGGAGGAGGAGTTCGAAGGCGAAGGCTTAGGAGAAGAAGAAAGGCCTAAACTCGACGAGGGTTTCTACGAAATCGAGGCTATTCGCCGGAAACGCGTCCGGAAG GGCCAGCTCCAGTATCTCATAAAATG GCGAGGCTGGCCGGAAACATCCAACACTTGGGAGCCCCTGGAGAATTTGGAATCTTGTTCTGATGTCATTGAGGCATTTGAGGAGAG TTTGCGCTGTAAATCTTCTCGTAAGAGGAAACGTAAGCATGGGGGTCCTCATATTCTGTCCAAGAAAAAGCAGCAACTCTCCTCTACTGGTTATAACATAACAG GTCATGAAGGGGAGAATAATGGAAATGTTAGTATTACCAAAACTGCCAAGCAGACTGACGAGAATGGGCACAATAATGGGTCAAAACAAAACTTTGATAAGCAAGTGCACACAAATGGTTCAAAAGAGAACTTTGATAAGGAAGAGGATAATGAATATGATCCAAAGCTTAGTGAGCTGAAAGGAACACTGCCTACCAATGATGTGAATGCAGATAAGCTAGCTGTGAATTTCGGAGAAGGTAATTCTTCAGGCGGTGATGGGCTTATGAATGGGGTTCCCAAGCTTGATTATGTGGATCCTATTCAGAATAAAGCCTGCACAGGCGCTAAAAGAAGGAAATCCGGTTCTGTAAAGAGGTTCAAGAAAGAGTTGGCTACATATGAACCTGCTTGTGTACAAAGCTCACCAATTTTCTCTCAACCTTCACCGTTGAATGTCACTGCCGACCTTGGTGGGGAAACTGCACCACTAGGGATTGAACATGGGACTCTATCTGGAGCTAATTCAAGTTACAAGCCTGTAGGTGAGAATTCTTTAGTTATCACCAAGATTATCAAGCCAATAGGATTTTCAGCCTCTCTGCTGGATAATACTCAAGAAGCTCTGGTGTCCTTTGTGGCATTGAG GTCTGATGGGGAACAGGTTGAAGTGGACAATAAGTATCTGAGATCACATAATCCAAATCTG TTGATCGACTTTTATGAGCAACATCTCAAGTACAGTACATTATAA